In Daucus carota subsp. sativus chromosome 4, DH1 v3.0, whole genome shotgun sequence, one DNA window encodes the following:
- the LOC108203508 gene encoding uncharacterized protein LOC108203508, translating into MFQLRFQVLFKLCFCEIWLSWGLFDLSFTRWEMCTKPFVRTIEFLWQEGHTAHATPKEAEKEEELKPLMDQLNGVKELTVPEFGTL; encoded by the exons ATGTTCCAGCTTCGATTTCAG GTCCTATTTAAGCTTTGTTTTTGTGAGATTTGGCTGAGTTGGGGCTTGTTTGATTTAAG TTTCACAAGATGGGAGATGTGTACTAAACCATTTGTCAGGACTATTGAATTTCTATGGCAGGAGGGACATACTGCTCATGCCACTCCAAAGGAGGCAGAAAAAGAG GAGGAGCTTAAGCCGTTAATGGACCAACTTAACGGAGTCAAAGAGTTGACTGTTCCAGAATTTGGAACTCTTTAA